A region of Coleofasciculus chthonoplastes PCC 7420 DNA encodes the following proteins:
- a CDS encoding endonuclease/exonuclease/phosphatase family protein, which translates to MTNSTHSIPPVDLVIVIDTSPSMRDEAQALSQAAAAAIKAASSSCPSDLRTEWFGIEGTWKNTNFSRRIRDYLIQECNAPETEIRARKRGELKDAGAQEDAARTIEDIANHFNWREDAARAIFYLGDEALEAGGSQTTQEDIEAANRAISQAKAANVTIHTYLGKSKSKYRDSIQSEYARVASETGGQAFTEQDTLKGFEAVLEKVICGSCASQPETPSKRPVRQKTLNVGTFNLYNLVLPNVTYYETNKYSPELYQRKKTWIARQIEQMDADIIGFQELFHEEALREILTETPDCANANLITANPTGDKPTVALLSKVPVLNHQIFTEFPEKARLDIEGTAIPLHSFSRPLLSVDLALSDTVECTVFVAHLKSKRPIIPEDADRSDPMEKAKGQARALLRRAAEATALRVILMETLQNRKRPVIVIGDLNDSGLAVTSKIISGEPPWEKLRFAQKQEIWDVLLYSVKDIQARQSYGDFYYTHIYNGYYESLDHIMVSEELVAQNPDRIGKVTYVSVYNDHLIDETLSYEDMKKWKSDHGQVVASIRLES; encoded by the coding sequence ATGACCAATTCAACCCATTCCATTCCGCCCGTCGATTTAGTCATCGTCATCGACACCAGTCCCTCAATGCGAGATGAAGCCCAAGCCCTAAGTCAAGCCGCCGCTGCTGCAATTAAAGCCGCCAGTTCTAGCTGTCCGTCCGATTTACGAACCGAATGGTTTGGCATCGAAGGGACTTGGAAAAATACCAATTTTAGCCGCCGAATTCGCGACTATCTAATCCAAGAGTGCAACGCGCCGGAAACTGAAATTCGGGCAAGAAAACGGGGTGAACTCAAAGATGCAGGCGCCCAAGAAGACGCCGCCCGTACCATTGAAGATATTGCCAATCACTTTAACTGGCGCGAGGATGCAGCGAGGGCAATCTTTTACCTAGGGGATGAAGCCTTAGAAGCCGGAGGTTCTCAAACCACCCAAGAGGATATTGAAGCCGCTAATCGCGCCATATCCCAGGCAAAAGCTGCTAATGTCACGATTCACACGTATTTGGGTAAATCGAAGAGTAAGTATCGAGACAGTATTCAAAGCGAATATGCCAGAGTCGCCTCAGAAACCGGGGGACAAGCCTTTACTGAACAAGACACCCTCAAAGGCTTTGAAGCTGTTCTAGAAAAAGTCATTTGTGGCAGTTGTGCATCGCAACCAGAAACACCCTCAAAACGTCCAGTTCGCCAGAAAACACTGAACGTTGGCACATTCAACCTTTATAATCTGGTTCTGCCCAATGTCACCTATTACGAAACCAATAAATATAGCCCAGAACTTTATCAGCGCAAAAAGACTTGGATTGCCCGTCAAATCGAACAAATGGACGCCGATATTATCGGGTTCCAGGAACTGTTTCACGAGGAAGCCTTGCGGGAAATCCTCACCGAAACCCCAGACTGTGCCAATGCTAATCTAATTACCGCCAATCCCACCGGGGACAAACCAACTGTCGCGTTGCTGTCGAAAGTTCCGGTTCTCAACCACCAAATCTTCACCGAATTCCCCGAAAAGGCACGTCTAGACATAGAAGGGACAGCCATTCCTCTGCATAGCTTTTCCCGTCCCCTGTTATCGGTTGATCTTGCCTTAAGTGATACGGTTGAATGTACTGTATTTGTGGCTCATCTTAAGTCTAAACGCCCTATCATACCTGAAGATGCCGATCGCAGTGACCCCATGGAAAAAGCCAAGGGACAAGCCCGGGCGTTACTGCGTCGGGCGGCTGAAGCCACAGCATTACGGGTGATTCTCATGGAAACGCTGCAAAACCGCAAACGTCCAGTCATTGTGATCGGGGATTTAAATGATAGTGGTTTAGCCGTAACCAGTAAAATTATCTCCGGTGAACCCCCTTGGGAAAAACTAAGATTTGCCCAAAAGCAGGAAATCTGGGACGTACTGCTTTATAGTGTCAAGGACATTCAGGCGCGTCAGAGTTACGGTGATTTCTACTACACCCATATCTACAACGGGTACTACGAGAGTTTGGATCATATTATGGTAAGTGAAGAATTGGTGGCACAAAATCCGGATCGCATCGGTAAGGTGACGTATGTTTCTGTTTATAATGATCATCTCATCGATGAAACCTTGAGTTACGAAGACATGAAAAAATGGAAGTCAGATCACGGACAAGTTGTTGCCTCGATTCGACTGGAATCTTAA